The Lonchura striata isolate bLonStr1 chromosome 5, bLonStr1.mat, whole genome shotgun sequence genome window below encodes:
- the TMEM243 gene encoding transmembrane protein 243, with product MEGFPARGYGTGGADNRPLFGETSARDRIINLVVGGLTTLLLVVTLISAFVFPQLPPKPVNVFFAFCISLCCISAGILIYWYRQGDLEPKFRNLIYYILFSIVMLCICANLYFHEVGK from the exons ATGGAGGGGTTCCCCGCCCGCGGGTACGGCACCGGCGGCGCGGACAACCGGCCGCTCTTCGGGGAGACCTCGGCCAGG GACAGAATCATCAATCTAGTTGTTGGTGGCTTAACGACCTTGCTGCTTGTA GTCACTCTAATCAGTGCTTTTGTCTTCCCGCAACTACCTCCAAAACCTGTGAatgtattttttgctttctgcatCTCCTTGTGTTGCATTTCTGCTGGCATTCTT ATCTACTGGTATCGACAAGGAGACCTGGAACCCAAATTTAGAAATCTAATTTACTACATATTGTTTTCTATTGTCATGTTATGTATATGTGCCAACCTGTACTTCCATGAAGTGGGTAAATGA
- the MEIG1 gene encoding meiosis expressed gene 1 protein homolog produces MKMSEVSEVMTKAEIKPKSMHRAKIWSNDVENLYRFQQAGYRDEVEYKQVKQVDKVECWPETGFVKKLQRRDNTFYYYNRQRECEDKDVCKVKVYVY; encoded by the exons AT GAAGATGTCTGAAGTTTCTGAAGTCATGACTAAAGCTGAAATCAAACCAAAATCTATGCACCGTGCCAAAATATGGTCAAATGACGTAGAGAACTTATACAGATTTCAGCAAGCTGGATACAGAGATGAGGTGGAATATAAACAAGTTAAACAAGTTGATAAG GTAGAGTGCTGGCCAGAAACTGGATTTGTTAAGAAACTCCAGAGAAGGGACAATACATTCTATTATTACAATAGGCAAAGAGAATGTGAAGACAAAGATGTCTGTAAAGTGAAAGTTTATGTGTATTAG